The genomic stretch GCAGCAGCAATTGATCGCCTTCATCGCTAAAGCCCTGCTCGGCAAGCCAGCTAGCCACTTGTGGCAGATCACTCGTGCCAAACTCGGCGGATAACTCAGCCCGCTCGCAACCATGACGCACCACACCCGCATCGGCACGCTCGCCGAGCAGCAAACCGAGCGCATCGATAATGATCGACTTACCCGCGCCAGTTTCACCGGTCAGCACCGTTAAACCGTTGGCAAAATCCAGATCGAGTTCACGAACAATGACAAAATCGCGTAAATGCAAAGCAGACAGCATGGAGCGGAACGCCTCAATAAGAACGAACGTTCACTATAATTGAGCCTCATATTTATCGCAAGCAACATGCCACTCAGGAACTATAAAGACACATGCAATATGTATTATTTGTTGCTCATTACGTCAGCGATTCTGCCAGAACTTAATTTGACTGGGCCTACAGCATCTGGACGTTCTAACTTTATTACTTCCAACTGTTTATTTATTGAATCAATTTCGAATTGAAGATCATTCATATTTCTATGATTAAAATATTCGCTTTCATCATAAATCTTGCAATTTTCAAAGAAAGGTTTAATTTCATCAAATAGCTGGATAACATCACGATGCGACTCCGCCCCTGCAAACTGCGTTTTGACAAAATTACTAAGCAATAACTTTTCCCCTGCAACTAAATACAAAGGCTCTCCCATCTCATGAAAATACAAGACAATGCCTTTATATGGGCCTGAATTATTACTGCCTTCTATTTTTTTAAGCAATCCAGCACTGACTGATTCAATAGATCTGAGTGATTCTGCATTAATTTCTTGTACGCGCCATCCTTTTGAATGGGCATATGTAGATGCATGTTGAATTAAACCATTCCGAGACTCAACACTCTTTAATTTCCCAGAATAGTGAATAGTAATCCCTGCGAACGAAAAATTACTCGCAATGCATAAAAACAAAACGAGAAAAACGCCTTCCACCTTCTTTAACATTTTCATCAACTAATACCTAATTATCAGAAATAAACTAAAGTAACTTCTCGCCCCAACGCAGTTTGGCGCGAAGCATATCGTAATAGCTATACCCATGCGGATGCAGGATACGCAGCGAGTTGGTGTAGCGGCGGATTAGCACTTTATCCATTTCCTGCAATTCAAAATCGGATTGATTATCGAAATACACGCGCGCGTCTTGGCCGCGGGTCAGCAGGAATTCGACTTGCGCGTTTTCAGAAACGACAATCGGTCGATTGGATAAGGATTGCGGGCAGATCGGCACCAAGGTAATCGCCGGTAGCGATGGGTGCAAAATTGGGCCGCCGGAGGCGAGCGCGTAGGCGGTTGAGCCGGTTGGCGTTGAGACGACCAGACCGTCCGATCTCTGGCTATATACAAACTGGCTATCGACAAAAATCTCAAATTCGATCATCGAGCCGATTGAGCCACGGCTAAATACCACGTCGTTAAACGCTAGCGAGGTATTGATCGTTTTGCCTTCGCGCAAAATGCTGGCTTCGAGCAAGATGCGCTCTTCGGGCACAAACTGGCCCGCCAAGATATTCGGTACGGCTGTTTCCATTTCGTGCAATGGAATATCAGTCATAAAGCCCAAGCGCCCCTGATTAATACCCATCAGAGGTATACGATACGGGGCCAACAACCGTGCGACTGACAGCATGGTACCGTCGCCACCGAGCACAATCACCAAATCGGCCAGCTTGCCAATATGATCACGATCAACGCATTGATACGCGCTAATCTCGTGCTCTTGCGCGATTTTGCCTTCGATCAGCACTTTCACATCGCACGCTTCGAGCAAAGCCGCGAGGCGGCGAATGGGGTCGCCCAAGGATGGGGTATTGAGGCGGCCGACAAGGGCGATGGTTTTAAATAGGCTGTGCATGGGCGGTGAAGTCTTGAATTATCGTGAAGGTGGCAGCATTAATATACCAAATTACAGGTAAAATCGAACGCGAAACGGCGAAAAAGCGTGCTTGATCGCCTTATTTTGTGCAAACAGCGACGCCGATTGAATCGAC from Chitinibacter sp. SCUT-21 encodes the following:
- a CDS encoding NAD kinase, producing MHSLFKTIALVGRLNTPSLGDPIRRLAALLEACDVKVLIEGKIAQEHEISAYQCVDRDHIGKLADLVIVLGGDGTMLSVARLLAPYRIPLMGINQGRLGFMTDIPLHEMETAVPNILAGQFVPEERILLEASILREGKTINTSLAFNDVVFSRGSIGSMIEFEIFVDSQFVYSQRSDGLVVSTPTGSTAYALASGGPILHPSLPAITLVPICPQSLSNRPIVVSENAQVEFLLTRGQDARVYFDNQSDFELQEMDKVLIRRYTNSLRILHPHGYSYYDMLRAKLRWGEKLL